One Streptomyces sp. V4I8 genomic window carries:
- a CDS encoding transposase — protein sequence MRVRDHLAEVFDDALFAEAFPGRGAPAQSPALLALVTVLQFTENLTDRQAADAARDRLSWKYALGAELSDTGFDFCALSRFRSRLAGDGMERVLFDRLLEHCREAGLVKAGGKQRTDSTHVISAVRDLNRTELAGESVRAALEALAVAAPSWLAGVIDVAEFAERYGPRVDGWTMPSSKTKRERLAQIFGQDALVLCRAAWSDRAPAWIREIEAVALLRKVLVQTYTVRLDARGREVVSKRDADNDGVPPGSTRLASPYDPDARWSAKGDDLFWCGYKIHLTETCHAPAEAEAEAEAEAEAEAEAEAEAEAEAEACLRALAPNLITDVHTTDATVPDVKATEPIQKNLTEREVTPAEHYLDSGYPSADLITAAAGQGITMVTPLLGDHSPQARTAEGFDKSAFRIDWKARQVRCPEGSTSAGWYPVTQHGRDAIVIDFARADCRPCPSRDKCTSSVRGTRMLTLQPRELHERTATARAEQDTESWRAKYALRAGVEGTVNQALDVTGIRRARYRGLPKVRVRFPS from the coding sequence ATGCGGGTCCGTGACCACCTTGCCGAGGTCTTCGATGACGCGTTGTTCGCCGAGGCGTTTCCCGGTCGTGGCGCTCCTGCTCAGTCCCCGGCCCTGCTCGCCCTGGTGACGGTGCTGCAGTTCACCGAGAACCTCACCGACCGGCAGGCCGCGGACGCGGCGCGGGACCGGCTGTCGTGGAAGTACGCCCTGGGCGCTGAGTTGTCCGATACCGGCTTCGACTTCTGCGCGTTGTCGAGGTTCCGTTCTCGGCTGGCCGGCGACGGGATGGAACGGGTGCTCTTCGACCGGCTGTTGGAGCACTGCCGGGAGGCCGGGCTGGTCAAGGCCGGTGGCAAGCAGCGCACCGACTCCACCCATGTGATCAGCGCGGTCCGTGACCTGAACCGCACCGAGCTGGCCGGGGAGAGTGTGCGGGCGGCGCTGGAGGCACTGGCGGTGGCGGCGCCGTCCTGGCTGGCCGGAGTGATCGACGTCGCCGAGTTCGCCGAACGCTACGGGCCGCGCGTCGATGGCTGGACGATGCCGTCGTCGAAGACCAAGCGGGAGCGACTCGCCCAGATATTCGGCCAGGACGCGCTGGTCCTGTGTCGGGCTGCCTGGTCCGACCGTGCCCCGGCATGGATCCGTGAGATCGAGGCGGTCGCCCTGCTGAGGAAGGTCCTCGTGCAGACATACACCGTCCGCCTCGATGCCCGGGGACGGGAGGTGGTCAGCAAGCGGGACGCCGACAATGACGGTGTCCCGCCCGGCAGTACCCGCCTGGCCTCCCCCTACGACCCCGACGCCCGCTGGTCCGCCAAGGGTGATGACCTCTTCTGGTGCGGCTACAAGATCCATCTCACCGAGACCTGTCACGCTCCGGCCGAAGCCGAAGCCGAAGCCGAAGCCGAAGCCGAAGCCGAAGCCGAAGCCGAAGCCGAAGCCGAAGCCGAAGCCGAAGCCTGTCTCCGTGCCCTGGCACCGAACCTGATCACCGACGTGCACACCACCGACGCCACCGTGCCCGATGTGAAGGCGACCGAGCCGATCCAGAAGAACCTCACCGAGCGCGAGGTGACGCCCGCCGAGCACTATCTCGACTCCGGCTACCCCTCAGCCGACCTGATCACTGCCGCCGCCGGGCAGGGCATCACCATGGTCACTCCACTCCTGGGCGACCACTCGCCCCAGGCCAGGACCGCCGAGGGCTTCGACAAGAGCGCCTTCCGTATCGACTGGAAGGCCCGTCAGGTCCGCTGCCCCGAGGGCTCCACCAGTGCCGGCTGGTATCCGGTCACCCAGCACGGCCGTGACGCCATCGTGATCGACTTCGCCCGCGCCGACTGCCGCCCCTGCCCTTCACGGGACAAGTGCACCAGCTCCGTCCGCGGCACCCGCATGCTCACCCTGCAGCCCCGCGAACTCCACGAACGCACCG
- a CDS encoding IS110 family transposase, with protein sequence MPSITQPAAPCHVPGTAEEVLLGVDTHKDVHAAAVVTVPGAVLDGRSFPATAEGYRQLVAWARSFGTLRRAGVECTGSYGAALARHLRAEGVEVIEVNQPDKAARRRHGKTDAVDAEAAARAVLSGRATATAKTSDGPVEMLRLFKLAKSSAVKSRTQTINQLKSILVSVDPALRELLAGLSNPRLVKRCAELDGQTATGPSAAARHTLRLLAGRIQYLTKEIDDLNKQIAAVVKATAPGLLDVYGAGPDSAAALLIAAGDNPERLASEASFAALCGTSPVEASSGKTQRRRLNRGGDRQANAALYRIVLSRLRWDHRTQDYLQRRLTEGKTRRETIRCLKRYIAREIYRLIVLTRQAPDHQAPAEATT encoded by the coding sequence CCCCATGTCACGTTCCCGGCACTGCCGAAGAGGTACTGCTCGGTGTCGACACTCACAAAGACGTCCACGCGGCGGCCGTGGTCACCGTGCCCGGCGCCGTCCTGGACGGCCGCAGTTTCCCGGCCACGGCCGAGGGCTACCGACAGCTCGTAGCGTGGGCCCGCTCGTTCGGCACGCTGCGGCGGGCAGGCGTTGAGTGCACCGGCTCCTACGGGGCAGCCCTGGCGCGTCACCTGCGGGCCGAGGGCGTCGAGGTGATCGAGGTCAACCAGCCGGACAAGGCCGCCCGGCGCCGCCACGGCAAGACCGACGCCGTCGACGCCGAAGCCGCTGCCCGCGCCGTGCTGTCCGGCCGCGCCACCGCCACGGCGAAGACGAGCGACGGCCCGGTGGAGATGCTGAGGCTGTTCAAACTGGCCAAGAGCTCCGCGGTCAAGTCCCGAACCCAGACCATCAACCAGCTCAAGAGCATCCTCGTCTCCGTCGACCCCGCCCTGCGCGAGCTGCTAGCCGGCCTGAGCAACCCGCGCCTGGTCAAGCGGTGCGCCGAGCTGGACGGTCAGACCGCGACCGGGCCGTCAGCAGCCGCCCGCCACACTCTGCGGCTGCTCGCTGGCCGCATCCAGTACCTGACCAAGGAGATCGACGACCTCAACAAGCAGATAGCCGCCGTCGTCAAAGCCACTGCCCCCGGTCTGCTCGACGTCTACGGTGCCGGCCCGGACAGCGCGGCCGCCCTCCTGATCGCGGCCGGGGACAACCCCGAACGCCTTGCAAGCGAGGCGTCCTTCGCTGCCTTATGCGGCACCAGCCCCGTCGAAGCGTCCTCCGGCAAGACCCAACGCCGCAGATTGAACCGCGGGGGCGACCGCCAGGCCAACGCAGCCCTCTACCGGATCGTCCTCAGCCGTCTGCGCTGGGACCACCGCACCCAGGACTACCTGCAACGACGCCTCACCGAAGGAAAGACACGCCGCGAGACCATCCGCTGCCTGAAGCGATACATCGCACGAGAGATCTACCGGCTCATCGTCCTAACAAGGCAGGCACCTGACCATCAGGCCCCCGCAGAAGCCACTACTTGA
- a CDS encoding transposase domain-containing protein: MTQIVDFALVDAVLEETGTRERRVRLLPSRVVVYFVLALALFEQDSYRGVWGKLVAGLEGLSLVRPAVSSLSRARRRIGAAPLRRLLETLAGPVAYRGQVGVFYRGLRTVAVDGTLLHVPDDEAVTWRYPKRSGESMEFGYPLLRLLVVVECGTRAILAAAFGPESDGELAYAGRLLGVLDRSMLLLADAAFDATAFLRDVKTSGAQFLIRSSARRVPTPFRHLGDGSYLARLGYGVLPVLLEVRVIEAQVTVSLADGTVRCEQWRLLTSLRLSIPLCM, encoded by the coding sequence TTGACACAGATTGTGGACTTCGCGCTGGTGGACGCGGTGCTGGAGGAGACCGGGACGCGTGAGCGCAGGGTGCGGCTGTTGCCGTCGCGGGTGGTGGTGTACTTCGTCCTGGCGCTGGCCCTGTTCGAGCAGGACTCCTACCGGGGTGTCTGGGGCAAGCTGGTGGCCGGCCTGGAGGGCTTGTCCCTGGTACGCCCTGCCGTGTCCTCGCTGTCGAGGGCGCGGCGGCGGATAGGGGCCGCGCCGCTGCGGCGTCTGTTGGAGACGCTGGCCGGGCCGGTCGCCTACCGCGGCCAGGTCGGCGTGTTCTACCGCGGGTTACGCACGGTGGCCGTGGACGGCACCTTGCTGCACGTGCCCGATGACGAGGCTGTCACCTGGCGCTATCCCAAACGCAGCGGGGAGAGTATGGAGTTCGGCTACCCGTTGCTGCGGCTGCTGGTTGTGGTCGAGTGCGGCACCCGCGCCATTCTGGCGGCTGCCTTCGGCCCCGAATCCGATGGCGAACTCGCCTATGCCGGCCGCCTGCTGGGTGTCCTGGACCGCTCCATGCTGCTGCTGGCCGATGCCGCCTTCGACGCAACTGCGTTCCTGCGCGACGTGAAGACCAGCGGCGCGCAGTTCCTCATCCGTTCCTCAGCCCGCCGGGTGCCCACCCCCTTCCGGCACCTGGGCGACGGCTCCTATCTGGCCCGGCTCGGCTACGGCGTCCTGCCCGTACTCCTGGAGGTGCGGGTCATCGAGGCTCAGGTCACCGTGAGCCTGGCCGACGGAACGGTCCGCTGTGAGCAGTGGCGGCTGCTCACCAGTCTGAGGTTGTCAATTCCTTTGTGTATGTAG
- a CDS encoding tetratricopeptide repeat protein, producing the protein MSRKRRPARRQPAPVERTDAQQAEELEALARKYLQDQEELLTEAAEFYSRAGQHERALTLYQQVLDADCRDPHLIQAFRIDTLWNAGRTTEAREAAEALRRQHPANTGAWEIIAEMFEVADHLQDAADWFTAGVTHLLGPAAPLSVDAVRDAADGNGIEMLIISRHRVRRRLGQPCDDLDQLAHNLYADRPAQLRATSTLDDLHNPKLREAAGNDPQALIASIENLSREIEARRSAFSRPRLTCALFWSTDEFTQLLNTWPELADHYGTEHHEHIRHIEQMLQRLSNEGEPHLGIAHGTVSDFKSFTREENLSPQDGDTRAHYAADLAARGQATSWPPPRNNPCWCGSTRKYKKCCGNPALA; encoded by the coding sequence ATGTCCCGCAAGCGCCGCCCCGCACGCCGTCAGCCCGCCCCCGTCGAGCGAACTGACGCCCAGCAGGCCGAAGAACTGGAAGCCCTGGCCCGCAAGTACCTCCAGGACCAGGAAGAACTCCTGACCGAGGCCGCGGAGTTCTACAGCCGCGCAGGACAGCACGAGCGGGCGCTCACTCTCTACCAACAGGTCCTGGACGCGGACTGCCGAGATCCCCACCTCATCCAGGCTTTCCGTATCGACACGCTCTGGAACGCAGGGCGCACCACCGAAGCGCGCGAAGCGGCCGAAGCTTTGCGCCGCCAGCACCCCGCCAATACCGGCGCCTGGGAGATCATCGCGGAGATGTTCGAGGTCGCGGACCACCTCCAGGATGCCGCGGACTGGTTCACGGCCGGAGTGACCCATCTCCTGGGCCCCGCCGCCCCTCTCTCCGTCGACGCTGTTCGCGACGCGGCAGACGGCAACGGCATCGAGATGCTCATCATCAGCCGCCACCGCGTCCGGCGTCGGCTCGGCCAGCCCTGCGACGACCTCGACCAGCTCGCTCACAACCTCTACGCCGACCGTCCGGCACAACTTCGCGCGACCAGCACCCTCGACGACCTCCACAACCCGAAACTGCGAGAAGCGGCAGGCAACGATCCCCAGGCCCTGATCGCCTCGATCGAGAACCTCTCCCGCGAGATCGAAGCCCGCCGCTCTGCCTTCTCCCGCCCCCGCCTGACCTGCGCACTCTTCTGGAGCACTGACGAGTTCACCCAACTGCTGAACACATGGCCCGAACTGGCCGACCACTACGGCACCGAGCACCACGAACACATCCGCCACATCGAACAGATGCTGCAACGCCTGTCCAACGAAGGCGAACCCCACCTCGGCATCGCGCACGGCACCGTGAGCGACTTCAAGTCCTTCACCCGCGAGGAGAACCTGTCCCCGCAAGATGGGGACACCCGCGCCCACTACGCCGCCGACCTCGCCGCCCGAGGCCAGGCCACTTCATGGCCCCCGCCCCGCAACAACCCCTGCTGGTGCGGCTCCACACGCAAGTACAAGAAGTGCTGCGGCAACCCCGCCCTCGCCTGA
- the ltrA gene encoding group II intron reverse transcriptase/maturase encodes MQWTLYRCAKQDPERRFHALYGHVSRRDILWRAWADVCANRGAPGVDGVTVDAVAAAGVEEFLRGLSEQLRAHTYRPSPLRRVMIPKPGRPGELRPLSIPTVADRVVMTAAKLVLEPVFEADFLPVSYGFRPKRSAIDACESVRVEANRGREWVLEADIRDCFGSIRHDAIVAQVARRVVDGSMLKLIRAWLRVGVLEDGGSGSPGAGTPQGSPISPLLANVALHVLDEAWQGEGRRLGVLVRYCDDFVVLCPTRERAEQARELAGAVLAGLGLQLHADKTGIIHLARGGQGFDFLGFHHRKVESWRWRGRFHLQRWPSQRAMGVLRDKIRAATDRRRTGRPLTAVVADLNPVLRGWAAYFRWGNSAGKFSTIDSYVHERLALFDSRKRGYSGRSWGKRHDGAWFNRLGVFRLSGNVRRVAAHASR; translated from the coding sequence TTGCAGTGGACGCTCTACCGCTGTGCCAAGCAAGATCCCGAACGCCGGTTCCATGCCCTGTACGGCCACGTCTCCCGCAGGGACATCTTGTGGCGGGCCTGGGCCGATGTGTGTGCGAACCGGGGCGCTCCCGGCGTGGACGGAGTGACCGTCGATGCCGTGGCCGCCGCCGGGGTGGAGGAGTTCCTCCGCGGCTTGTCGGAGCAGTTGCGGGCGCATACGTATCGTCCGTCGCCGCTGCGGCGGGTCATGATCCCCAAGCCGGGGCGGCCGGGGGAGTTGCGGCCGCTGTCGATTCCCACGGTGGCGGACCGGGTGGTGATGACGGCCGCGAAACTGGTGCTCGAGCCGGTTTTCGAAGCCGACTTCCTGCCGGTCAGCTACGGGTTCAGGCCCAAGAGGTCCGCGATCGACGCCTGCGAGAGCGTGCGTGTGGAGGCGAACCGGGGCCGGGAGTGGGTGCTCGAGGCCGACATCCGTGACTGCTTCGGATCAATCCGGCACGACGCCATCGTGGCCCAGGTGGCCCGGCGCGTCGTGGACGGTTCGATGCTGAAGCTGATCCGGGCGTGGCTGCGGGTGGGGGTGCTGGAGGACGGGGGGAGTGGCTCACCAGGAGCAGGAACCCCACAGGGCTCACCGATTTCACCGTTGCTGGCGAACGTTGCGCTGCACGTTCTCGATGAGGCGTGGCAGGGCGAGGGACGACGGCTGGGCGTATTGGTGAGGTATTGCGATGATTTCGTGGTCCTGTGTCCGACCAGGGAACGTGCCGAGCAGGCACGGGAGCTGGCGGGCGCGGTGCTGGCCGGGCTCGGGCTGCAACTGCACGCGGACAAGACCGGCATCATCCACCTCGCCAGAGGCGGACAGGGCTTTGATTTCCTCGGCTTCCACCACCGCAAGGTGGAGTCGTGGCGTTGGCGGGGCAGGTTCCACCTGCAACGCTGGCCGTCCCAGCGGGCGATGGGGGTGCTGCGGGACAAGATCCGCGCCGCCACCGACCGCCGCCGGACAGGACGGCCGCTGACGGCTGTGGTCGCCGACCTCAACCCCGTACTGCGGGGCTGGGCGGCGTACTTCCGCTGGGGCAACTCGGCCGGGAAGTTCTCCACGATCGACAGCTATGTCCACGAGCGGCTCGCGCTCTTCGACAGTCGCAAGCGCGGCTACTCCGGCCGCAGTTGGGGCAAGCGCCATGACGGCGCGTGGTTCAACCGGCTCGGGGTGTTCCGCCTGTCCGGGAACGTACGCAGGGTGGCAGCGCATGCCAGCCGGTGA
- a CDS encoding IS256 family transposase, translating to MDTTPTSRGQGRQNDRTNDHAEQTQAAAGNSATESEMADHLGYEAGDPAGRGSGNARNGSYPKTLTTVAGPVTVDVPRDRRSEFEPVIVPKGRRRLAQVDDMVLSLYARGMTTRDITAHLKEVYGSEVSPALVSRITDVVADEITAWQNRPVDDVYPILYIDALTVKVRDSGMVTNKSAHLVIGVDVDGIKNVLGIWLQDSEGSKFWLNVLTQLKNRGLRDVLIVCCDGLAGLPDAITTVWEKALVQTCVTHLIRSSMKYVSHGDRKQVTAALKPIYTAATESEALTALDELRSNYGKNYPEGYSRAWFLDRQGGPAR from the coding sequence ATGGACACCACACCGACCTCCCGCGGCCAGGGCAGACAGAACGACCGCACCAACGATCATGCCGAACAGACCCAGGCCGCCGCAGGCAATTCAGCAACGGAGTCGGAGATGGCCGACCATCTCGGTTACGAGGCCGGGGACCCGGCAGGCCGCGGCTCGGGCAACGCCCGCAACGGCTCCTACCCCAAGACGCTCACCACGGTGGCCGGCCCGGTCACGGTGGACGTGCCCAGGGACCGCCGGTCGGAGTTCGAGCCAGTGATCGTACCCAAGGGCCGACGGCGTCTGGCCCAGGTCGACGACATGGTGCTGTCGCTGTACGCCCGTGGCATGACCACCCGCGACATCACCGCCCACCTCAAAGAGGTCTACGGCAGCGAGGTGTCCCCGGCCCTGGTATCCAGGATCACCGATGTGGTCGCGGACGAGATAACTGCCTGGCAGAACCGCCCTGTTGACGACGTCTACCCCATCCTCTACATCGACGCGCTGACCGTGAAGGTCCGCGACAGCGGCATGGTCACCAACAAGTCCGCCCACCTGGTGATCGGCGTCGACGTGGACGGCATCAAGAACGTACTGGGCATCTGGCTGCAGGACAGCGAGGGCTCGAAATTCTGGCTGAACGTGCTCACCCAGCTGAAGAACCGCGGCCTGCGCGACGTCCTGATCGTGTGCTGCGACGGGCTGGCAGGCCTGCCCGACGCCATCACCACAGTCTGGGAGAAAGCCCTGGTCCAGACCTGCGTGACCCACTTGATCCGCAGCTCGATGAAATACGTGTCGCACGGTGACCGCAAGCAGGTGACCGCCGCCCTCAAACCGATCTACACCGCCGCCACCGAATCCGAGGCACTGACCGCGCTGGACGAGCTCCGGTCAAACTACGGCAAGAACTACCCTGAGGGTTATTCACGGGCTTGGTTTCTTGATCGGCAAGGCGGCCCTGCTCGGTAG
- a CDS encoding single-stranded DNA-binding protein, which yields MAGETLVTVVGNLTADPELRHTNSGIPVAGFTIASTPRVFDRDRSEFVDGEPLFLRCSLWRQASENAAQSLTRGMRVIVTGRLRQRTFNDKEGIRRTTVEIDAEEVAASLTYATAKVTRTYRAAPPSAAASAPAPAAADAGSDPHPF from the coding sequence ATGGCGGGCGAGACACTGGTGACGGTGGTGGGCAACCTGACCGCCGATCCCGAACTGCGGCACACCAACTCCGGCATCCCGGTGGCGGGGTTCACCATCGCCTCCACTCCCCGCGTCTTCGACCGCGACCGCAGCGAATTCGTCGACGGAGAACCGCTGTTCCTGCGATGCTCGCTCTGGCGACAGGCCAGCGAGAACGCCGCACAGTCACTCACCCGAGGCATGCGGGTCATCGTCACCGGACGGCTCAGACAGCGCACCTTCAACGACAAAGAGGGCATCCGCCGCACCACCGTGGAGATCGACGCCGAAGAGGTCGCAGCCTCCTTGACCTATGCGACCGCCAAAGTCACCAGGACCTACCGCGCCGCCCCACCCTCGGCAGCAGCATCTGCACCGGCTCCGGCCGCGGCGGACGCAGGCAGCGATCCCCACCCGTTCTGA
- a CDS encoding transposase family protein: MSWNVTTGLEADQLEALVVPVHTMLVEDPDPPVVPGRMWALGLYKSVVLVLFLLRQNPVQQAAAELFHISQATVSRRWTTLLPVVGTALAEHVPDPADASHGRIVLVDGTLVTTWDWASEGTTMFSGKHRDTGFNLQVAATLSGDLLAVSVPVPGSRHDMYAWRQSHFPKAFADRESMGDLGYVGSGMLTARRKPPGQERPVKDKVFNQSIGKLRAAVERAIAHLKDWKVLATRYRGPLTRFPLVAKTVTALAFYKNGW; encoded by the coding sequence TTGAGCTGGAACGTTACGACAGGGCTGGAAGCGGATCAACTGGAGGCCTTGGTGGTCCCGGTCCACACGATGCTGGTGGAGGACCCCGATCCGCCCGTGGTGCCGGGACGGATGTGGGCGCTGGGCCTGTACAAGTCCGTGGTCCTGGTGTTGTTCCTGCTGCGGCAGAACCCCGTCCAGCAAGCGGCGGCGGAACTGTTCCACATCTCCCAGGCCACCGTCTCGCGCCGGTGGACCACGCTGCTCCCGGTGGTGGGGACGGCCCTGGCCGAGCATGTGCCCGACCCCGCCGACGCCTCACACGGCAGGATCGTCCTGGTCGACGGGACCCTGGTCACCACGTGGGACTGGGCGAGCGAGGGCACCACGATGTTTTCCGGCAAGCATCGTGACACAGGCTTCAACCTGCAGGTCGCCGCCACTCTCAGCGGGGACCTGCTCGCCGTCTCCGTGCCGGTACCCGGCAGTCGGCACGACATGTACGCCTGGCGCCAGTCCCACTTTCCCAAAGCCTTCGCCGACCGGGAGAGCATGGGGGATCTGGGCTATGTCGGCTCCGGCATGCTCACCGCCCGCCGCAAGCCACCCGGTCAGGAACGCCCCGTCAAAGACAAGGTGTTCAACCAGAGCATCGGCAAGCTCCGCGCCGCCGTCGAACGAGCGATCGCACATCTGAAGGACTGGAAGGTCCTCGCCACTCGCTATCGCGGCCCTCTCACCCGGTTCCCCCTCGTCGCCAAGACCGTCACCGCCCTCGCCTTCTACAAGAACGGCTGGTGA